Below is a genomic region from Lineus longissimus chromosome 16, tnLinLong1.2, whole genome shotgun sequence.
AAGAGAGTGTCTGAAGAGTTTGGTTGTCGATTAGGGCAAGAGGTGAGACAATTTACAGTTACAGGGATGAGATATATCAGATTTTTGGAGGATTCCCTTTTTCCTTTTCCTAAAAAGGGCTTGATTTGAAAGACTATTGTCAGTGATTTGATAAGATGATAAAAAGTAAAAGAACAAGATAAGCTAGTTAATTTAATCTTGATGATCATCATATTCAACTTCTCTGCTTCAGGTCGGCTACGCCATGCGTTTCGAAGACTGCACAAGTGCGGAAACGGTCATCAAATACATGACGGAGGGTCTATTACTCCGAGAATGTCTCCTGGACCCTGATCTCACCAACTATAGCATCATCATGTTGGACGAGGCCCACGAGCGTACGATACACACAGACGTCTTGTTCGGGCTGCTGAAGAAAGCAATTGTCAAGAGGAAAGACATGAAACTTATTGTGACGTCTGCTACACTTGATGCTGTCAAATTTTCACAGTATTTCTTCGAAGCGGTAAGCGTTCTGTTGTCTCTGTGTTCAGTTAAAGTGAGCGTTTATTGCATTTTACTACGGTTGGGCACTAATCTGCCTCTTTTCAGATGAGCACCGCTTGCCCAGCATAGCCACAGGAATCTCAGGACATTGAAATCGAGGTAAAGTGTCTTGCCTATGGTCACAAGTGATGTATCTGTGTTAGATGTCAGATGTCAGAACCCTcgattttcaatgaattttgaaaaaacatgCGAATaaacaattcatttggaaagagtaTACTGTACGATATGAAATACCAATTGTCAGTTGTAATCAAGATTTATGTCCACCTATTATTGTCTCAATTGCATTGCAGCCTATTTTCACGATACCCGGCCGCACGTACCCAGTGGAGATCCTGTATACAAAGGAAGCAGAGACTGATTATCTGGATGCTTCCATGATTACAGTCATGCAGATACATCTGACAGAACCACCAGGTAAGTTAATAAACATAACAGAGATTGTGCACCATTAGGACTCCCACTCCAACTTCAACTTGGAGGATGACTGAAAATGTTTTGGCTGACGAAAACCTGTTCATGATTGGTACATTgatgcaatattttcaaatccaaTCTCACTAGGAAAATATCTTTCCTACTCTTTCGCACAGGTGACATCCTACTGTTTTTGACTGGTCAGGAGGAAATCGACAGCGCTTGCGAGATTCTGTACGAGAGAATGAAAGCGCTTGGGCCTGAGGTGCCCGACCTCATCATCTTGCCCGTATACAGTGCTCTGCCCAGCGAGATGCAAACGAGAATTTTCGAGCCAGCTCCTCCAGGATCCCGAAAGGTTGTGATTGCGACGAACATTGCTGAGACATCGCTGACAATCGACGGTATCTTTTACGTTGTCGACCCCGGCTTTGTCAAACAGAAAGTGTATAATTCCAAAACTGGGATGGATCAGCTGATTGTCACTCCCATTTCACAGGTGAGGAACTTGTTATTGTTCCGAGGTTTGAAAGGGTGCACCAATTCCAGGAATTGTTTCAACGAAAGTGCATTCTTTCTaactatcatcatcattatatttGGCTTCTTAGCCAAGACTTGGGCCATATGCATAACTTAATTTTTTATTGACTCCTTACTTCGGGTTGAAATATTCGCTCTGATGATATAATTTCACACCAATAATATATTTTATGCTGAACTATCTCCTTATAACTCCAGGCCCAAGCTAAGCAGCGCTCCGGTCGTGCCGGTAGGACAGGCCCGGGAAAATGTTACCGCCTCTACACTGAGCGGGCCTACAGAGACGAGATGTTGAAAACGGCCGTGCCGGAGATCCAGCGAACCAATCTTGCCCCGACTGTGCTGTCACTCAAAGCCATGGGAATAAACGATTTGTTGTCGTTCGATTTTATGGATGCGCCTCCGATGCAGACGTTGATATCAGCTATGGAGCAGCTTCACGCGCTCAGTGCGCTGGACGATGAAGGTCTATTGACCAGGCTTGGGAGACGAGTGAGTTGGCTTAAATTGTTTGATTCTCAAGGGTGATAGATTTGATTATTCATCTACCGACTGTCAATCTTCCGATCAGTGGTGATTAAGCATTATGCTACAACACAGTGACACATTACAGTGAGAGATTTCTTGCAGATAAAGAATTCAATGACTTATAAGAGAAACGTTACAGAGAGAATTCGAATACTTAAAAAATTGAGCTGTTAAATGATTTTAACTTTCCCGCCTCTTTCAGATGGCCGAGTTCCCCCTGGACCCCCAGCTCTCCAAGATGTTGATCATGTCCGTACAGTTGGCCTGCAGCGATGAAGTCCTCACTGTGGTCTCCATGTTATCAGTACAGAACGTCTTCTACAGGCCTAAGGTAGGCTATATACAACACTCAAAGTGCCCCTCTCCACTCCTCAAAAAGCAACAACTGTCTcaacacttacatgtacagtttccaacacttacatgtacagtttCCAACACTTACATATACAGTTTCcaacacttacatgtacagtttCCAACACTTACATGAGCTGATCAAAAAACTTCTTGGTGGCACGCAGTCATCAACTCTGCATATCTTTGGCTGGAGGTTATTTTGTCCCTTTTTGACACTCCTGTTCCCTCAATGTTCTGCCCTTAGAAACTGATATGGTGTGGTGAGTGGCTTTTTCTTGATCTTTTTGCTGCATTTGTAGGAAGCAGTTGGATAAACCTCGAGACAGATATTATTATTTCATCTTTACAGGACAAGCAAGACTTGGCAGACTCCAGGAAGGCCAAGTTCCACCAGGCCGAGGGGGATCATCTGACACTCCTTTCCGTTTATAACTCGTGGAAAAATAACAAATTCTCCGCTCCATGGTGCTATGAAAACTTCGTGCAGATTCGAACGTTGAAACGGGCGCAGGACGTCAGGAAACAGATGTTAGGCATGATGGATAGGTGAGTAAAACTTTTCATTCTTCATCCCTGTCTGCTCTTGTGAGCATTTGTTTATGTTTAAGTGCCAATAGACGCTATTTCTGCAGCCAGGGAAGGCATCTACCTGTGGCTACTTTGAGTCTCAGTCTAATGGTGTCTTTATATGCCCTTGCACAGGCACCAGGTACAAAGAACCACACTTATCTCCATTTGTATTCATCTATCTTGAAAATTGTGTTAAACTTAAAATGTATCGTTTCACTTCAGGCACAAGTTGGATGTTGTGTCCTGCGGTAAGAACACCGCTCGAGTCCAGAAGGCCATTCTCAGTGGATTCTTCCGTAACGCGGCTAAGAAGGACCCCCAGGAAGGTTACAGGACGATCGTAGACAGCCAGGTGGTCTATATCCATCCATCAAGTTCCCTCTTCAACAGACAGCCTGAATGGTAAGTAGGCCTTGGTTGGGTCTCTTGCCTCCACTGGCATAGGCACCAAAAACAAGGAATGGTGGTTTTAGTCTGACAAAGCTGAGTAAATCTCACATTTGCATCAGCTTGTGGTCTCTTGACCCCTTCAATTTGTCATCAACTCTGATCCTTCCATCCATTCTTTTATTCCAGGGTTGTTTACCATGAACTCGTACTCACCACCAAGGAATACATGAGAGAATGTACCACAATAGATCCAAAATGGATGGTCGAATTCGccccaaaattcttcaaattttctgATCCAACGCGCCTCTCGAAACAGAAGAAACAACAGAAGATCGAACCATTATACAACAAATATGAAGAACCGAATTCCTGGCGTATATCTCGAGCTTTCAAGAAAGTTCACACGAAAGTCACATTCTGAAGACGTTCTGTTGACTATGGTGTTTTCGATGGAATATTTGCCTCTGATCAGTACATGTTCTCTGTGAAGAGAGTGACATTTTAATATCAAAACACATCTCAGGACATTTTATGGACCATGATACTAATGGCTGCATGATCAAGCCATCTGCCTTGAGGAGCCGCGGTGGTGTAGAGGCTCGGGTGTCTGACAAGCAGTcatgaggtcccgggttcaatccccactGTTGGGGTGAGACTCAAGGCAGGTGTCTTAGCCTTAAATACCTATCTCCACTCGAATGTATGAATGGGTTGAAGTCAGAAgtgctcaggttgtagcactGATTGAACTCCTCAGCTGAGTTCTGCTAAAAAGTTTAAGGATAGACCAGGGACGTcatttgagaatgttgtacattatGAACCACTATATAAGAACTTGCAtttaccatttttagctcacctcttagcagaggtgagcttatcccataccgtggcgtccgtcgtccgtcgtcgtcgtcgtcgtcgtcgtcgtcgtcgtccgtcgtcgtccgtcgtccgttagcagggcacgtttcgtaactgttagagctattgagttgaaacttggtacgcatgtacccttatgtaatgacaccttggagaccaagtttcggtccgattcgtttcatagtttggccaccagggggccaaacgttaaaagtgaaaatatgcaatatctcccttaatagtagtcgggaaattttgaaaaaaatatggtaggtacttctagcaaaggtgcatcatatatcctccgggtttttgatttgacctccttttcaaggtcacagaggtcaaatggtgtaaattggccgttaggatgtaacgatggcacgtttctaaactgcaatggctattgataccaaatttggtacacatttaccccttagtcaggtgatcttagggaccaaagtttggtccaatatgattcaccacttgaccaccagggggcaaaatccaaaaaccttaaaaatgtgattattccttaacttcttgcccgattgccaccaatttgatatcatgggtacatctaaccaccatacagtatatgtcacacaggtttttaatttgaccttcgtgtcaaggtcacagaggtcaaatggcgtaaattcgccgtcaggccgtgactatggcacgtttcttaactgcaatgactattgatcacaaattaagtacacatgtaccccttggtcaggtgatctcaggtaccgaagtttggtgcgacctgatttgccgtttggcctccagggagggggccaaatcctaaattcttcaaaatgccattattcctagtaatgacttgcccgattggcaccaattttatatcataggtacatctaattctaacaaccattcaatgtgtcacccgggtcttctttgatttgacctacttttcaaggtcacagaggtcgaatgtattgtaaattggccattttggggaaattgtaattgcttggacctacatcaaacctaacactacatgacacaataccatgctctttatccatctttcctccgcatgaggtgagcacaatggccctggccatttcattatctaTCTGACGACCAGGAGGTCCAAGGTTCAAGACACTCTAGTTGTCTTAGCTCCCTGCGATAATGCTGTTTGGTTGCCCCATAGCTTCTGCAGCTTTCTGGCTCAGTGCCTGGCAATGCTTGTAAAGGTGAGGAGAAAATAACTTTGATGGGCTGAAACTCATCTTGTCTGTTCATTACCAGGGACACAAAGATACtttgaaatttgcttttgaGTCTGTAACTGTATTGTTTTATATTTGCATTTGATCATGTACAAATTAAAATCTTCACGATGTAAATAATTGTGAATATAAACCAAAATAGCCATTGTCAAGTTGATTCATATGCCACTTGTAATATTGATCTATCTACTGGAAAATGTGAATAAAATAAACTGAGGTTTTTAAATTTCTCTCTTGTTCTCTGTGCATACTCAGCTAGAGTAGACTGCTAAAACCAGAGGATGGCTATATGATTCAATCTGTAGCTTGTGGTGGCAAAAGAACCCCTCATGATGTTCCCTTGACGGGCCCCAGTTGTGAGTTAGTCCTCTTCAAGCTCAAAGCCAGTCTCATGAAACTGCCCCATTACAGCAGAGTCGTGATTCACTAAATCCTTGCCCACTGTTGCATCGCAGGAAACTTCATAGCTGATCTACTTGTGAACGTTGGAAGCCAACAACATCAGGAAGAATCCAGAACCTCTTACAGGGATCACAAGACGCTCCTGAAACAAGCCCACAAAACACCTGGCAAGAGAGAAGACTGGGGACCTTAGATGCAACACCCTCAGACAGTGTTTAAAATGATAGTTTGTTTGTGCTTTTGAATGGTCATACCAGCAATCTGGcagtgactttgtcctcatcatggcattgaccatgttgacagaaAAGAGGCGACTACAATCTTTCGTCTTAGGGCAGGCCACTGCAGACTTAACACCAGACCATGTGCTCCAGGCCCACTCTGGGATCGAGTGACTGGCAACAGGGCCATACagtgcatcaatggagacagagctctggggatcaagggagggaaaagagatgacagccaggtttattagagacataatAATGCTTGGTTCTGTAGTAgccatgaaaagaaaatcaaacgCTAAGAAGAACTAGAAACGATGAGTATGTTTGTGTCTTTGAAATGGTCTTTCCAGTCTTCTAGATGTGACTCTGTCCTCATCAGACTAAATAGGGGAGCATGGAGTTTAGCAAGAACGGATCTCTCTCTGACGTCAGACAGTGTTAAAAATGATAGTTTGGTTGTGCCTTTGATTGGTCATACCAGCAATCTGGCAGTGGCTTTGTCCTCATCAGACTAAATAGGGGAGCATGGAGGTATATAACAAGGAATCTTTCTCTGTGCAAGACATACCTCAGTAAGATGGTTTGTTATGTGCTTTTGAAGTCGTCATACCAGCATTCTAGCTGTGACTTTGTTCTCATCAGACTAAATAGTGGAGCATGGAGGTATATAATCAAACAACAAGGCACCTTTCTCTATGCGAGACAGCCCTCCAAGGATAGTTTGTTTGTGCCTTTGAAGTGGTCATACCAGTCTTCTCTTTGTCCTCATCAGACTCAATAGGGGAGCATGGAGTTTGACAGCAAGGGATCTCTCTCTCTGTCGTTTGTGCCTTTGCATGGTCATACCAGCAATCTGGCAGTGACTTGTCCTCATCAGACTGAATAGGGGGCATGGAGTTTAACAACAAGGGATCTCTCTCTCTGTCGTTTGTGCCTTTGATTGGTCATACCAGCAATCTGGCAGTGACTTGTCCTCATCAGACTGAATAGGGGAGCATGGAGTTTAACAACAAGggatctctctctctctgtcgtTTGTGCCTTTGAATGGTCATACCAGCAATCTGGCAGTGACTTGTCCTCATCAGACTGAATAGGGGGATCAACCAACAAGAGATCGTTCTCTGTGCAAGACAGACCTTAGAAAGATGGTTTGGACCAGCATCCTGTTCAGTGGGAATGATACTGTTGGTCGGTTAAACAGCCCAGCATACTTGTTTTGTGTTTCCATTGCAGCTGGGGTCGCAATTGGCTCAATTTGGCCGATTGAGGGAGGACATTTTCACAGTCTACAACTCCTCCTAAGACAGTCCTTGTGAGGATGGCCGTTTGGTCATACCAGCCTTCTAGTTGTAACTTAGCTTTGTCCTTATCAGACTAATGCAGAGCATTctgtttgtgactttgtcctcttcACACTGAACAGGGAAGGATGGAAATAATACTCAAACAACAAAGGATCTTTCACTGTGCAATATAGTCCTTATTAGGAGGACTTATTTGGTTCTTTGGAGTGCTCCTGCCAGCCTTCTGGCTGTGACATTATGTCCTCATCAGACTGAATAGGGAAGAATGCAAATTGCATCCATTCAAACTACATGGAATCATTTTCTGTGCAAGACTCTCCTCATctgattgttttgttttgtgacTTTGAATTGGTCATGCCAGCATTctcaactgaatcaaatgctgtcattgtCATTTGGTATTGCTTTGTTATGTTTTATCCATTCAGCATTGCAGGTGATGATGACATGACGTGAAGCCACACTACAATGGCCTGTAAACAGTATATGTAGTAGATTCACCAGTGAGGTGCGATTGCAGTGGCCACAAGGCTAGTGAGGTGACCCACTGCATCGGCTAGTGCCATTACTCCTCTGCGGTCATCCAACCAGGCAAATCTTTTTACGGAGCCAATAAATCAAAGACAAGAAAAATCGAATTGAACcgttcaaaataattttattgaaatattcaaatactTGTAAAGGGTATAAGGCACTCTTTTTTTAGGAGAGAAATGTGTACCAAAAGGCAAAATAAGCTGCCAGTTTCCATTTTCAATCTGATAAAATGCACATGATTTAAACTACACCTGTACGATTCAAGTTCTCGCATTGCAATGAACACATCTGTACAACAGCAATATGGCCACGATTTAAATGCAGTACCTGATACAAATTCATAACTTATAAACGGAGAAATGTTCTGAGTcaatattttcacattttaaGTTTGCATTTGGCAGTGCTTTCACAAAAAGTATACACTTCACCATAATCTCGCATTTTTATACAGTACACAGCAGCTTCTAAATTGAAGGGAGATTCCATTGTACAACAGCGTCAATATTCCTGATTTTCAAGCAACGAACTCATAAATATCGCCACCTTTTCGCGGGTCATCTCCTCAAATGACCAACCTGAAATCAGAAATTGATTGTTACATTGTATAAAGGGCTTTACAAAAATCTCTGACTCAAACCCGCAAGAACCGAAGCACAACACTTTTCCAAGAGTGACCACAGGGAAGTCACAGCTGCTCAGTAGAAGCAGTAACATTGATACAGTTAATCTTGGTAAAAATGTTCATTTTATGCTTTGTTTCATGCCCCTTAGATGATAGAAAATTTGTCTTCGTGACGCGTGCCACGAAAATAAGTTCTTGAAGCATGATATTTTGGCGTTAGTAGACTTTTACACTCCCACTCTAAATCGAGTTCAACTCACATGAAATCCATTAAGGTATCTTAAGGAAGGCGGCACTTGCTTTGTCGCTTCAATCAGAGACGATAACACCTTGAGGCAGAGTGAAGAAGGAAGCTCAATACTGTGGACCGTCATGTCACGCGACCATAGCTCAGCCGTtctgaaaaatatcaagaaaacttGTTGTCACATGTTCTGTATGGGTCTGGAAAAGGGATATGACTCACAGTGCCACATACAAGGATATATCAGAGGTCTACTTGCACACCAAGAACTTACTCTTTATTCCTGCCTCCTATGCATCCTTGGTACAGCAACTTCACTACAGGCACAAATACCACTTCTTTAGCCGAGGTGTCGACGTCTGGCGTCCCCAGGTAGGCTTGCTGGTCCATCAACcacacctgaaaaaaacaaaatgctcCACTCAACTCAAACAAATACTTTTAAACCTATGAATGTTTTAGATTTACTGACAAACTTGAGCCCAGTTTGGTTTAGTAGTATCACATTTCGTAAATAAAGCTGCtttcatgcattttctgccctaCATCTATCTATCATTATCACTGTAATGAAGCATCCGAGCACTCGAAGAAACCAACTCACCAATATAAAAGGTTTAAATTTGCCTCCAACTTTACTTTCGACAATAAATCTGAAACTGGTGAAGACCTGGGCTTGATCGAGGAGGAGCCGGCTGAAGAGCACATCACAATACTGGCTGAAAATATCAAGGGAGGACAATATTAAAGGAGGGTAAATACCGAACTTGCCACTCCtgtacattttgaaatttggccATGTTGTGAATCAATTTTCCACGTTGCCATGAATCAGGGAGGAACCCAGACTGAGGAGAGGCTCATGTGACACAGAGAGACTGGCTATATAGCCCAACAGAGCATCAATTGAGACatagctctggggatcaagtgAGGAACGAGATTTAACAGCAAGGTTTATAAGAGATATAGGCTCGCTATTACAAGAACTCGGCTCACAACTACTTACTTCGTTGTTAAACTTGAAATAGTTGTCTTTTCTTCGTTTTCTTTTGAAGACGTCACTATGACAGAATGGATGTAGACCTCGGCAAACAATATATCATGGTCTTTATAACCTGTAAGGCAACATGGTATGCGTATCACGTGAGGGGATGTGATACAAATCTTCAAGTCCAGACTACTATCTTTAAAACTGGCAACCTTCTTTAGCGAATACTAAAGCCAGCACTTGGCCTTACTAAAAAGATTTACACTGAAAGTTAAATAAACTGGTTTGTAGCATCCTTACCTGCCCCTATCACTCTAGCACACCTGTCACACACAAGGTCCCCAGAATTCTCCTTCAATCTAAAACAGTGAGAAACACTCTTATTCAGCGCCATATAGAAGTCTGTCTCTCCGATAAGTATTTCATCCTGCCGTGGTTGCAACCTGCTGATCTCGGGAACATCGTCCTTTTCCTTGTGGCAGAACCAATTCTCCGCAACTTCTTGCCAACCGTCAGACGGCAGAGGGAGGACTTTCGAAAATGGCCTGGAGTGGAAGAAATGGGTTTTTTATAAGTATCTAACCCCATAACACCCTTGTTCATTGTTCCATCCCACCTTACACAGCGAACAAGATGTTAAACAAGATAACCACTGGAAAAGTTAGTTGTTAGGTCAACACCTTTTTTACAAGTCCAGTCTCTAGATttaatgcttttccaatttgaaGAGTCTTTATACATAGAGTTTCAAGAAACTCTCATAAACCTGAGTGTTCAGCTAAGATCATAAACATCTCACTGTTCATCTTGAACCAAAAATTGGCATAACAGATCTGTTATCATTTATTAATTTACCAAAAAATATTagaagaagttgaaaaagaTATGGTTGGTACCTGtccctgacaaataatttctttCCACAATTCCGACATGAGACAGCAACTCCTCCATGCTCAAGCAGGCTCTGTACCTCAGACACTATTCTCTTGGTGACCAAACTGTTCTCCTCTATATTCGCAGTTTCATTGACCTTGTCACCGAACAATGACTTTAGCGTCATTCTCCACTGCATCTCTCCACCGGAGACGACATTGAGTCCGTTAGACGACAAGGGGTCGACTGTGAAATCTGTAAATTTGTATTGTTCTCTTCTGCCAGCCAGGGGAACGCGAACAGTTAGGGTATTTTTCTCAGCACGGATTATGGAATAGCTGAATATGGAAAAGGATTACTCGTTATTATTAGTGACATTAGAGAACGCATCGCAGAATCAATCAATCCCATGACAACATCGACCTATACCTGCCCTCCCTCTTTCAGAATGCTTGGCATGCATATCCTACAAAATTGGCCCTTTCAGAGGTTGCCGCGAAAAAATGACGATTGATGTCATGATGAagttgacttgaaaaaaaattaatgggACAGACCATTGTCACAGACCATTGTGGTGGTGTTTACCTTTTCAAACAACCATACAAGACGAATTGCACAACAGACAGACGTGGTTTCATTTCTACATAAAGTATAGGAACAGCTGATCTGCTGTACTGGCTTTCGTCGGCCATATTCGCTTCATTCATGCCATCAGACAGATTTGTTgagtgaaaatgttgaaatctgatgcagttccctttaactgggGAATCCCTCGTGAAAGATGGGAATTCCTTCACGTTGTGCATACATGGTACCAGGTCGCAAAAGTGCAAAATGTCCACGCTGATTGCACGCACTGATCCCCGACAATCGCTACCTGCTTGTGAGTATGGAAAATATGTCGTCACAGCACGCGCGAAATTTAAATAGAACGCACATGGCATTGTTGCCGGAAATCAATGGCAGGGTGTCATGGGTGTGGTCGCTGGACGCTTTTAGGTTCAGCAACCGCATTTTCTCCGATTTTTCGACCTGATAGTGGTCTGAAATGTCACTTTCGTGACGTCTATGCTCGAAAATAGATAATAGTCAATAGACCTGAGTATTTTAGTGGCTGCTTGTGTTGTGTGAGCGCCATAAAACGTTGAAATGTTATCAAGTAAAGGGAAGGTCGGTCCAGGCCCAGATTTGGAAGTGGAGCTGGGAGTGGGGCTCGAAGATGTCCCAAACGCTtcagaagaagatgatgaattgcCTGTACCAAAGGAAGTGGTAGAAGATTTAGTGAGACGATTTAGCCATAATGCTGCAGACCCTTTCGTTGATGTTGA
It encodes:
- the LOC135500581 gene encoding E3 ubiquitin-protein ligase E3D-like, whose amino-acid sequence is MNEANMADESQYSRSAVPILYVEMKPRLSVVQFVLYGCLKSYSIIRAEKNTLTVRVPLAGRREQYKFTDFTVDPLSSNGLNVVSGGEMQWRMTLKSLFGDKVNETANIEENSLVTKRIVSEVQSLLEHGGVAVSCRNCGKKLFVRDRPFSKVLPLPSDGWQEVAENWFCHKEKDDVPEISRLQPRQDEILIGETDFYMALNKSVSHCFRLKENSGDLVCDRCARVIGAGYKDHDILFAEVYIHSVIVTSSKENEEKTTISSLTTNQYCDVLFSRLLLDQAQVFTSFRFIVESKVGGKFKPFILVWLMDQQAYLGTPDVDTSAKEVVFVPVVKLLYQGCIGGRNKETAELWSRDMTVHSIELPSSLCLKVLSSLIEATKQVPPSLRYLNGFHVGHLRR